The Salvia miltiorrhiza cultivar Shanhuang (shh) chromosome 1, IMPLAD_Smil_shh, whole genome shotgun sequence genome has a window encoding:
- the LOC131005128 gene encoding cytochrome P450 736A117-like — protein MEEIQIHPMILTSLLCLIFLWSIYRMLLKPSSKRKLPPSPPKLPIIGNLHQLGLLGHQDLHSLSQKHGPLMLLHLGSVPVLIVSSADSAREITRTHDLSFANRPVYKAFKKLVYGCKDVTLSPYGEYWRQMKSIVVLQVLSSRRVQSFRSIREEETAVFLNKIQASSGPLDLSTMFANFTNDGIGRAAFGGKYSESENGKKFLRVMTDLMELLGTINIGDFIPWLDWIGRVNGFDKRLDQTAKEMDEVLESLIQERLQQTETRSSKNGEDFLDVLLQIYNDESADASIDRDSVKSLLMDVFVGGTDTISTAMEWAMSELLRHPKVMEKLQQEVRGIVKEKQDIRDDDLEKMHYLKAVIKEALRFHPPLPLLVPRVATKDVQIKGLDISTGTMVMINAWAIGRDPVSWDEPEKFMPERFLNSSIDFRGLDFELIPFGAGRRGCPGITFAVVAMELLLANLVHKFDWKLPKGVDAKDLDMTESPGLTVHRATPLLAVASHTT, from the exons ATGGAGGAAATCCAAATCCATCCCATGATTCTAACATCTCTTCTATGTCTCATCTTTTTATGGTCAATTTACAGAATGTTGCTGAAACCTTCAAGCAAAAGAAAACTTCCCCCTTCACCACCAAAGCTTCCGATAATCGGAAATCTACATCAACTTGGGTTACTGGGTCACCAGGATCTCCATTCCTTATCCCAAAAACACGGCCCGCTGATGCTTCTTCACTTAGGCAGCGTCCCCGTTCTGATCGTCTCCTCCGCCGATTCAGCCCGCGAAATCACGAGGACTCACGATCTCAGTTTCGCCAACAGGCCCGTCTACAAGGCCTTCAAGAAGCTGGTCTATGGCTGCAAAGACGTCACCCTCTCTCCTTACGGCGAATACTGGAGGCAGATGAAGAGCATCGTTGTTCTGCAAGTGCTCAGCAGCAGAAGGGTTCAATCCTTCCGTTCCATCAGGGAAGAAGAAACCGCCGTTTTCCTCAACAAGATTCAGGCGTCTTCGGGGCCGCTGGATTTGAGTACCATGTTTGCTAATTTTACTAATGATGGGATCGGTAGAGCAGCCTTCGGCGGGAAGTACAGTGAGTCTGAAAATGGAAAGAAATTCCTGCGCGTCATGACGGATCTCATGGAGCTTTTAGGGACTATAAATATTGGTGATTTTATTCCGTGGCTTGATTGGATTGGTCGCGTTAATGGTTTCGATAAGAGGCTCGATCAGACCGCCAAGGAGATGGATGAAGTTTTGGAGAGTTTGATTCAAGAACGCCTGCAGCAGACTGAGACTCGATCGTCCAAAAATGGAGAAGATTTCTTGGATGTTTTGCTCCAAATCTATAACGATGAATCTGCAGATGCCTCCATTGATCGAGATAGCGTCAAATCATTACTTATG GATGTTTTTGTAGGCGGAACTGATACAATATCCACAGCTATGGAATGGGCGATGTCAGAACTCTTAAGACACCCAAAAGTTATGGAAAAGTTGCAGCAGGAAGTAAGAGGAATCGTGAAAGAGAAGCAAGACATAAGAGATGATGATCTAGAAAAAATGCATTATCTCAAGGCTGTGATCAAGGAAGCTCTACGTTTCCATCCACCACTCCCACTACTTGTGCCTAGAGTGGCTACCAAAGATGTGCAGATAAAAGGTTTGGACATTTCTACAGGAACAATGGTGATGATCAATGCGTGGGCTATAGGGAGGGACCCGGTCTCATGGGACGAACCAGAAAAGTTTATGCCGGAGAGATTCTTGAATTCTTCCATAGACTTCAGGGGTCTTGACTTCGAGTTGATCCCGTTTGGGGCTGGACGGAGGGGATGCCCCGGGATCACGTTTGCTGTTGTTGCTATGGAGCTTCTGTTAGCAAATCTCGTGCATAAATTCGACTGGAAATTGCCTAAAGGGGTCGATGCAAAAGATTTGGACATGACTGAGAGCCCGGGATTGACAGTTCATAGAGCCACTCCTCTTCTTGCAGTTGCTTCTCACACTACATAA
- the LOC131005129 gene encoding cytochrome P450 71A8-like: MSNTPSSSHTSTMEELQLNPFILTTLLSLIILWSINIVFLKPRTKLKVPPSPPKLPIIGNLHQLGSSLPHRDLHSLAKKHGPLMLLHLGSVPVLIVSSAEFACEIMKTHDILFANRPGFKAMKKLFYDCRDVAFSPYGEYWRHMKSIVVLQLLSNKRVQSFSTIREEETALLVRKIRESSGPVDLSAMFARFSNDGIGRSAFGGKLSDSENGKKFLHAMTELMELSGIIDISDYIPWLGWIGRLNGIDKRLDNTAKEMDQVLESVIQERLQIQEEKGVKQNGQDFLDILLGIYNDKTVDASIDRDSIKALLLNSFVGGTDTISTTMEWTMSELLLHPTVMEKLQHEVRGIVKPKQEITDDDVQEMHYLKAVIKEALRFHPPLPLLVPRRASKDVQVKGFDICAGTVVMINAWAIGRDPVSWDEPEKFMPERFLNSSLDFKGLDFELIPFGAGRRGCPGISFSIVAMELLLANLVQKFDWKLPQPKDLDMTESPGMTAHRVVPLRAVASCVM; encoded by the exons ATGTCCAACACACCCAGTTCTTCACACACCTCAACCATGGAGGAACTTCAACTGAATCCCTTCATTCTCAcaactcttctctctctcatcatttTATGGTCCATCAACATAGTATTCCTTAAACCTAGGACAAAGCTAAAAGTCCCCCCTTCCCCACCAAAGCTACCAATAATCGGAAACCTACATCAACTTGGATCATCACTCCCCCACCGTGATCTCCATTCTTTAGCCAAAAAGCACGGCCCTCTGATGCTCCTTCACTTGGGCAGCGTCCCCGTTCTGATCGTCTCCTCTGCCGAATTCGCATGTGAAATCATGAAAACTCATGACATCCTCTTCGCCAACAGGCCCGGATTCAAGGCCATGAAGAAGCTGTTCTACGACTGCAGAGACGTCGCGTTTTCGCCCTATGGCGAATACTGGAGGCACATGAAGAGCATCGTTGTCCTTCAGCTGTTGAGCAACAAAAGGGTCCAATCTTTCAGTACGATCAGGGAGGAAGAAACGGCCCttttggtgaggaagattcgaGAATCTTCAGGTCCTGTGGATTTGAGTGCGATGTTTGCTAGATTTAGCAACGATGGGATCGGTAGATCGGCTTTCGGCGGGAAGTTGAGTGATTCTGAAAATGGGAAGAAATTCCTACATGCCATGACGGAGTTGATGGAGCTTTCAGGGATTATTGATATATCTGATTATATTCCGTGGCTTGGTTGGATTGGGCGTCTTAATGGTATTGATAAGAGACTCGATAACACTGCCAAGGAGATGGATCAAGTTTTGGAGAGTGTGATTCAAGAACGCCTGCAGATTCAAGAGGAAAAGGGTGTCAAACAAAATGGACAAGATTTTTTGGATATTTTACTCGGAATCTATAACGATAAAACTGTTGATGCCTCCATCGATCGAGATAGCATCAAAGCATTACTTTTG AATTCATTTGTTGGTGGAACTGATACAATATCCACAACCATGGAATGGACAATGTCAGAACTCTTGTTACACCCCACAGTGATGGAAAAGTTGCAGCACGAAGTAAGAGGAATCGTGAAGCCGAAACAAGAGATAACCGATGACGATGTACAAGAAATGCATTATTTGAAGGCTGTGATCAAGGAAGCTTTGCGTTTTCATCCACCACTCCCATTACTTGTGCCTAGACGAGCAAGCAAAGATGTACAAGTGAAAGGTTTTGATATCTGTGCAGGAACAGTGGTGATGATCAATGCATGGGCTATAGGGAGGGACCCCGTCTCATGGGATGAACCGGAGAAGTTTATGCCCGAGAGATTCTTGAATTCTTCCCTAGACTTTAAGGGCCTAGATTTCGAGCTGATCCCATTTGGGGCGGGACGAAGGGGATGCCCTGGGATCTCATTTTCTATTGTTGCTATGGAGCTTCTGCTAGCGAATCTTGTGCAGAAATTCGACTGGAAATTGCCTCAACCAAAAGATTTGGACATGACTGAGAGTCCTGGAATGACAGCCCATAGAGTTGTTCCCCTTCGTGCAGTTGCCTCTTGCGTTATGTAA
- the LOC131005130 gene encoding 60S ribosomal protein L23a — protein MAPAKGDAGKKSDAKAQALKAAKAVKAGATTFKKKAKKIRTKVTFYRPKTLTKERNPKYPRISAVPRNKLDHYQILKYPLTTESAMKKIEDNNTLVFIVDIRADKKKIKAAVKKMYDIQTKKVNTLIRPDGTKKAYVRLTPDYDALDVANKIGII, from the exons ATGGCTCCAGCTAAAG GTGATGCAGGTAAGAAGTCAGACGCCAAGGCTCAAGCCTTAAAGGCGGCCAAGGCTGTAAAAGCAGGTGCAACAACCTTTAAGAAGAAGGCCAAGAAAATACGCACTAAAGTTACCTTCTATCGGCCGAAGACATTGACAAAGGAAAGGAATCCCAAGTATCCTCGTATTAGTGCTGTTCCTCGCAACAAACTTGACCACTACCAGATTCTTAAATACCCTCTCACCACAGAGTCTGCAATGAAGAAAATTGAAGACAACAACACACTAGTTTTCATTGTTGACATTCGTGCTGATAAGAAAAAGATCAAAGCCGCTGTCAAGAAAATGTATGACATCCAGACGAAGAAAGTGAACACCCTTATCAG GCCGGATGGAACTAAGAAGGCATATGTTAGGTTGACACCTGATTATGATGCACTGGATGTTGCTAACAAAATAGGAATCATCTAA
- the LOC131005131 gene encoding 60S ribosomal protein L23a-like translates to MAPAKGDTGKKSDAKAQALKAAKAVKAGATTFKKKAKKIRTKVTFYRPKTLTKERNPKYPRISAVPRNKLDHYQILKYPLTTESAMKKIEDNNTLVFIVDIRADKKKIKAAVKKMYDIQTKKVNTLIRPDGTKKAYVRLTPDYDALDVANKIGII, encoded by the exons ATGGCTCCAGCTAAAG GTGATACAGGTAAGAAGTCAGATGCCAAGGCTCAAGCCTTAAAGGCGGCCAAGGCTGTAAAAGCAGGTGCAACAACCTTTAAGAAGAAGGCCAAGAAAATACGCACTAAAGTTACCTTCTATCGGCCGAAGACATTGACAAAGGAAAGGAATCCCAAGTATCCTCGTATTAGTGCTGTTCCTCGCAACAAACTTGACCACTACCAGATTCTTAAATACCCTCTCACCACAGAGTCTGCAATGAAGAAAATTGAAGACAACAACACACTAGTTTTCATTGTTGACATTCGTGCTGATAAGAAAAAGATCAAAGCCGCTGTCAAGAAAATGTATGACATCCAGACAAAGAAAGTGAACACCCTTATCAG GCCGGATGGAACTAAGAAGGCATATGTTAGGTTGACACCTGATTATGATGCTTTGGATGTTGCTAACAAAATAGGAATTATCTAA
- the LOC131005132 gene encoding cytochrome P450 71A8-like, which translates to MDETQIQIQPFVFPSLISLFLLWILKKLFPESNGNKNPPPSPPKLPVIGNLHQVGYLPHQNLGLLARKHGPMMLLHFGSVPVLVASSADAAREITRTHDLIFASRPLTKVTRKLSYDGRDVVFAPYGEYWRRAKSTVVLQLLNSRRVQSFRSIREEETALLVKNILECSGPVNLSKMFCEFTNDGICRAAFGRKFSESENGKKFLAVVGELGEVIGAVRVGEFVPWLSWIDRVSGFDKKVDRVAQEIDEFLDGIMRERLGNKEGFLKGKDGDNLLDILLGIYSDGRDEVSIDDRDSIKGLLLDVFAAGTDTTSILLEWAMTELFRHPTIMQNLQKEVREIVEDNSNIREYELERMHYLKAVMKETLRYHPPVPLLVPRVASKDVKIKGYDVVAGTVVMINAWAIGRDLVSWDEPEKFKPERFLNSSIDYKGLNFEFLPFGAGRRVCPGAAFAVATSELVLATLVQKFNWKLPEPQGGNLDMRERPGITVRKDTPLIAVASLSK; encoded by the exons ATGGATGAAACTCAAATCCAAATCCAACCCTTCGTATTTccatctctcatctctctatTCTTGTTATGGATACTCAAGAAACTGTTTCCAGAATCAAACGGAAACAAGAATCCACCGCCATCACCACCAAAGCTGCCTGTAATCGGAAATCTCCACCAAGTCGGCTACTTACCTCATCAAAATCTGGGATTGTTGGCCCGAAAACACGGCCCGATGATGCTGCTCCACTTCGGCAGCGTCCCCGTTCTGGTGGCCTCGTCGGCCGATGCAGCGCGCGAGATAACGAGAACTCACGACCTCATCTTCGCCAGCCGCCCCCTCACCAAGGTAACCAGGAAGCTCTCCTACGACGGAAGAGATGTAGTTTTCGCACCTTACGGCGAATATTGGCGGCGGGCGAAGAGCACGGTTGTGCTCCAGCTGCTGAACAGCAGAAGGGTTCAATCTTTTCGATCGATCAGGGAGGAAGAAACGGCCCTTCTGGTGAAGAATATTCTAGAATGTTCGGGCCCGGTGAATTTGAGTAAGATGTTCTGTGAGTTCACTAATGATGGTATTTGTAGAGCAGCTTTTGGCAGGAAATTTAGTGAGTCGGAAAATGGGAAGAAATTCCTTGCTGTAGTGGGAGAGTTGGGGGAAGTGATCGGAGCCGTTCGTGTCGGAGAATTCGTCCCTTGGCTTAGTTGGATCGATCGTGTTAGTGGTTTTGATAAGAAAGTTGATAGGGTTGCTCAAGAAATCGATGAATTTCTCGATGGCATCATGCGCGAGCGTTTGGGAAATAAAGAGGGATTTTTGAAGGGGAAAGATGGAGATAATTTACTTGATATTTTGCTTGGGATTTACAGTGATGGCAGAGATGAAGTCTCCATTGATGACAGAGATAGTATCAAAGGATTGCTTTTG GATGTATTTGCAGCTGGGACAGATACGACGTCAATACTTCTGGAATGGGCAATGACTGAACTCTTCCGACACCCTACAATTATGCAAAATTTGCAAAAAGAAGTAAGAGAGATAGTTGAAGACAACTCAAATATAAGAGAATATGAGTTAGAAAGAATGCATTATCTGAAAGCTGTGATGAAAGAAACACTCCGTTATCACCCACCGGTCCCATTGCTAGTACCAAGAGTGGCAAGCAAAGATGTGAAGATCAAAGGGTACGACGTCGTAGCTGGAACCGTGGTGATGATCAACGCGTGGGCTATAGGGAGGGACCTCGTCTCATGGGACGAACCGGAAAAGTTTAAGCCCGAGAGATTCTTGAATTCTTCAATAGATTATAAGGGCTTGAATTTCGAGTTTCTCCCGTTTGGGGCAGGTAGAAGGGTCTGCCCTGGAGCTGCATTTGCTGTTGCTACGAGTGAGTTGGTGTTAGCAACTCTTGTGCAAAAATTCAACTGGAAATTGCCTGAGCCTCAAGGGGGAAATTTGGATATGCGTGAGAGGCCGGGAATTACAGTCCGTAAAGATACTCCTCTCATTGCAGTTGCTTCattgagtaaataa